A stretch of Geotrypetes seraphini chromosome 2, aGeoSer1.1, whole genome shotgun sequence DNA encodes these proteins:
- the LOC117354650 gene encoding zinc finger protein 501-like isoform X2, whose amino-acid sequence MAAGASAQMQVTFEEIAVSFSQEEWEYLDEEQKELYREVMKENYQILISLGIGSPTFTPKIISQIEREEEPYIRGEPGSEERGNGKSSCSDHQIQREWKREKNQGEDPVEMEQIQTQSENVCENISQGTERINTKNYKQESKEQRNPAEDLMDGVTNCERNDRELSNIPEDNRHLEERSFQINYSNKVTSKFHHGKKKGKKYQKELTCIAYKRRIKFICPKCKKSFPLFSELEMHTMIHKNEKPFICSECNRSFVQLSHLNVHQRIHTGDKPYTCTECNKSFTRLSVLKRHQVIHTEYKAFICAECNKSFTLHSYLRIHQRMHTGDKPYTCTECNKSYTRLSTLKTHQQIHTAVKPFTCTECNKSFTRLSSLKIHQRIHTGHKPFTCTECTKSFFNLSGLKFHEKIHTGDKLFKCTECNKSFNWISGLKSHQIIHTGYKPFTCTECNKSFRRLSALKRHQRIHTGHKPFTYIECNKSFNQL is encoded by the exons ctcccaggaggagtgggagtatttagatgaagagcagaaggagctgtacagggaggtgatgaaggagaactATCAGATCCTGATCTCATTGG GAATAGGTTCTCCGACCTTTACCCCTAAGATTATATCTCAAATTGAACGAGAGGAAGAGCCGTACATCAGGGGAGAGCCCGGATCAGAGGaaagaggaaatggaaaaagCAGCTGCTCAG ATCATCAGATCCAACGCGaatggaagagagaaaagaatcaAGGAGAAGATCCTGTAGAAATGGAGCAAATCCAAACTCAGTCAGAAAATGTCTGTGAGAATATTTCCCAGGGAACTGAGAGGATTAACACAAAGAATTATAAGCAAGAATCAAAGGAACAGAGAAACCCTGCAGAAGACTTGATGGATGGAGTCACTAATTGTGAGAGAAATGACAGGGAGCTCAGTAACATCCCAGAGGACAACAGACACCTAGAAGAGAGATCCTTCCAAATTAATTATAGTAATAAAGTGACTTCTAAATTCCACCATggcaaaaagaaaggaaaaaaataccaGAAAGAACTTACATGTATTGCATATAAGAGGAGAATCAAATTTATTTGTCCAAAATGTAAGAAGAGCTTCCCCTTGTTTTCAGAACTCGAAATGCACACAATGATTCATAAAAATGAGAAACCATTTATATGTTCTGAGTGTAATAGAAGCTTCGttcagctttcacatctaaatgttcaccagaggatccacacaggagataaACCGTATACATGTacagagtgtaataaaagcttcactcggctttcagttCTTAAACGACACCAAGTGATCCACACCGAGTATAAAGCATTTATATgtgctgagtgtaataaaagcttcactctgcATTCATATTTAAGAATTCATCAGAGGATGCAtacaggagacaaaccatatacgtgtactgagtgtaataaaagctacaCTCGGCTTTCAACTCTAAAAACCCACCAACAGATCCACACAGCAGTCAAACCAtttacgtgtactgagtgtaataaaagcttcactcggctttcatcTCTAAAAATTCACCAAAGAATTCACACAGGTCACAAACCAtttacgtgtactgagtgtactaaaagtttctttaatctttcagGCTTAAAATTTCACGAGaagatccacacaggagacaaactgtttaaatgtactgagtgtaataaaagcttcaattGGATTTCAGGATTAAAAAGCCACCAAATAATTCATACAGgttacaaaccatttacatgtactgagtgtaataaaagcttcagaaggctttcagctctaaaaagacaccaaaggATTCACACAGGTCACAAGCCATTTACATAtattgagtgtaataaaagcttcaatcagctttaa
- the LOC117354650 gene encoding zinc finger protein 501-like isoform X1 yields MAAGASAQMQVTFEEIAVSFSQEEWEYLDEEQKELYREVMKENYQILISLGIGSPTFTPKIISQIEREEEPYIRGEPGSEERGNGKSSCSADHQIQREWKREKNQGEDPVEMEQIQTQSENVCENISQGTERINTKNYKQESKEQRNPAEDLMDGVTNCERNDRELSNIPEDNRHLEERSFQINYSNKVTSKFHHGKKKGKKYQKELTCIAYKRRIKFICPKCKKSFPLFSELEMHTMIHKNEKPFICSECNRSFVQLSHLNVHQRIHTGDKPYTCTECNKSFTRLSVLKRHQVIHTEYKAFICAECNKSFTLHSYLRIHQRMHTGDKPYTCTECNKSYTRLSTLKTHQQIHTAVKPFTCTECNKSFTRLSSLKIHQRIHTGHKPFTCTECTKSFFNLSGLKFHEKIHTGDKLFKCTECNKSFNWISGLKSHQIIHTGYKPFTCTECNKSFRRLSALKRHQRIHTGHKPFTYIECNKSFNQL; encoded by the exons ctcccaggaggagtgggagtatttagatgaagagcagaaggagctgtacagggaggtgatgaaggagaactATCAGATCCTGATCTCATTGG GAATAGGTTCTCCGACCTTTACCCCTAAGATTATATCTCAAATTGAACGAGAGGAAGAGCCGTACATCAGGGGAGAGCCCGGATCAGAGGaaagaggaaatggaaaaagCAGCTGCTCAG CAGATCATCAGATCCAACGCGaatggaagagagaaaagaatcaAGGAGAAGATCCTGTAGAAATGGAGCAAATCCAAACTCAGTCAGAAAATGTCTGTGAGAATATTTCCCAGGGAACTGAGAGGATTAACACAAAGAATTATAAGCAAGAATCAAAGGAACAGAGAAACCCTGCAGAAGACTTGATGGATGGAGTCACTAATTGTGAGAGAAATGACAGGGAGCTCAGTAACATCCCAGAGGACAACAGACACCTAGAAGAGAGATCCTTCCAAATTAATTATAGTAATAAAGTGACTTCTAAATTCCACCATggcaaaaagaaaggaaaaaaataccaGAAAGAACTTACATGTATTGCATATAAGAGGAGAATCAAATTTATTTGTCCAAAATGTAAGAAGAGCTTCCCCTTGTTTTCAGAACTCGAAATGCACACAATGATTCATAAAAATGAGAAACCATTTATATGTTCTGAGTGTAATAGAAGCTTCGttcagctttcacatctaaatgttcaccagaggatccacacaggagataaACCGTATACATGTacagagtgtaataaaagcttcactcggctttcagttCTTAAACGACACCAAGTGATCCACACCGAGTATAAAGCATTTATATgtgctgagtgtaataaaagcttcactctgcATTCATATTTAAGAATTCATCAGAGGATGCAtacaggagacaaaccatatacgtgtactgagtgtaataaaagctacaCTCGGCTTTCAACTCTAAAAACCCACCAACAGATCCACACAGCAGTCAAACCAtttacgtgtactgagtgtaataaaagcttcactcggctttcatcTCTAAAAATTCACCAAAGAATTCACACAGGTCACAAACCAtttacgtgtactgagtgtactaaaagtttctttaatctttcagGCTTAAAATTTCACGAGaagatccacacaggagacaaactgtttaaatgtactgagtgtaataaaagcttcaattGGATTTCAGGATTAAAAAGCCACCAAATAATTCATACAGgttacaaaccatttacatgtactgagtgtaataaaagcttcagaaggctttcagctctaaaaagacaccaaaggATTCACACAGGTCACAAGCCATTTACATAtattgagtgtaataaaagcttcaatcagctttaa